GTCTGCTGGCGCTCGGAACCTCGCTGCAGGTGCAGCCGGCTGCGTCCCTCGTCGACGTGGCGAAGGAACATGGCGCGAAGGTTGTCGTGGTCACCCGATCCAGCACGCCGTACGACTCGATCGCGGACGCCAAGCTCGATCACCCGCTGGGGACCTGCCTCCCCGCGATCGTCGCCGGCGTTCTCGACGGCGCACCTTAGCCAAGAGGAGGGCAGGGGCGGCCAAGGCCGGCTCAGCGAGGGGTGTTGGCCAAGATGACCGTCCACGGCAGTACGGCGAACAGCGTGTACGTGACTGCCAGGGACAGAAGTCCGGGCTCCACGAACCGGTGCTCGCGTCGCTGGTAGACCAGGATCAGGAGGCCCATGGCGACGATCTTCACCACGGCGATCCCATAGATCGGTCCCACCGACGACATCGCCGTAGCGACCAGCGGGTTTCCCTCGGGGAAACCCCGGCTCGTCCCCGCAAGCGTGACCCAGCCGTCCAGAAATTGGAGACTCAGGTTCGCGAGTAGGAGCGCCTGCAGCCGGGAGAGTGGAGTGAGGAGTGTTGCCACGAGAGCGGAGTTTGCAACGCTGGGACCAACCGTACCCGCGGGAAATCGAGCTTTTTGAGCGGTTCCGGTCTGGCGAATCTGCACGATCGGGCCGGCGACTCGCGGAGGTGAACGATCGCCGCCCCTGATCGGGAGTTCGCTGTGTGGTCGGGGCGTCGCACTCGTCCGTCCCGACGGGAGGGGCTTTTCAACCGCCTGCTAGGGCGACGGACGCCAGGCTTGCTATGGTGGGGGTAGGTGAGCGGGGTGGAGGATAAGGAGCGTCGGTTGCGGATCGCCGTGTTCGGCACCCGCGGGATCCCGGCCTCCTACGGGGGCTTCGAGACCTTCGCGGAGCAGTTGGGGTCGCGATTGGTCGAGCGCGGCCATTCGGTCACGGTTTTCGGCCGCTCGGGCAGCGTAGACCCGGCTCTGCACGGGCACTTCCACCGCGGAGTACGGCTCGTCGTCTTGCCGGCACCGCGGTCGAAACATCTCGAGACCGTCCTGCACACCGTCCGCGCGGCCTGGTGGGCTCGCGGGGAGAGGTTCGATCTCGCCGTCGTCTGCAACAGCGCGAACTTTCCGGCGCTGCCGCTGCTGCGGAAGACCGGAACCCCCACGGTCCTGGCCATCGACGGAATTGAGAGCACCCGTCGCAAGTGGGGCGTCGCCGGGCGATCCTTCTATCGGTTGGCGTCCTGGCTCGGTCCGCGCCTTGCAGACACGCTGATCGCCGACTGTCGCGTGATCGAGAACCACTACCGCGCTCGCGGTGCCGGTAGCGTTGAGATGATCCCCTACGGGGCCGAGCCGCCGCAGGCGACGGGGCGCGAAACCCTGGACCGCCTGGGCGTCGTTTCGGGCCAGTACGTGCTGTACGTGAGCCGACTCGAGCCCGAGAACAACGCGGACGTCGTCATTAGCGCGTTCCGTGCCTCCGAGGTTCCGGGGCACCTCGTCATCGTGGGCGATGCCCCGTACGCAGACTCGTACAAGACTCGGCTTTCGGAGTTGGCCGGAGGTGACGGCCGGGTTCGGTTCGCCGGATTCCTGTTCGGCGAAGGGTATGACGAACTTCGAGCGAACGCCGGGGCCTACGTCCAGGCGACCGAAGTCGGCGGGACCCACCCCGCGCTCCTCGAGGCGATGGCGGCGGGGCTTCCCATCGTAGCCAACGACATCCCCGAGCATCGTGAAGTTCTCGCCGATGCCGGTTGGTACTATCGAAAGAACTCCGTTCCTGACCTGGCCGAGCGACTTCGCGAGGTCCTGCTCGGAGACCAGGACGTTCGTGCGAGTCGGGCTGCGGCGGCGTTCGATCGCGTCCGAGCGGAGTACGACTGGGACCGCGTCGCGCGATCGTACGAGCGGCTCGCCGAGCGACTCGCCAAAGCGTGATTGCTTCGGTGAGGGGACTGGGGTAACGGGCGGAGCGATGGCCGTGGTCGCTAAAGGGCCCGATGGGGCAGAGGCGGGGTCGGCCCTCGGGAGCGGTCGAAGCGCCGAATCCGTCCGAGGGCGCGCTGCTGGGCGCGCGGTCGCTCGCGGAGGTCCCGTTGCGTACTTCCGGCAGCTCGCGTTGCTCGCCGATGGTCTCGTTCTCGCCCTTGCGTTCCCCCTCGCTTACCTCGTGAAGACGCGCATGCTGCCGGCGGATCTCACGCCACTCTACGCGCCCGAGGTCTACATTGCGCCCGCCGCCCTCGTCGCGATGGTGACGCTGTTCGCCCTAGAGCGCCGCGGCGCACATACTGCCGCCGAGACGCTCTCTCTCGGCGCCATCACCGGGACGGTCGTTTTGTCTGTTGGCATGGCGCTCGTCTTCGGCGCGACGGTTCTCTACACGTTCAAGCTCTCTTACGTGAGTCGATTGTTTCTCGCGATCTACGGTGCAACGAGCACGATCCTCCTGATTGGCGTCCACCTCAGCTTGCGGCCGCTGATCGTCCGCGCGCGCGAGTCGGGGGAGGCCGCACCGCGGGTTCTCTTCGTCGGCGAGGCCGATGATGTCGCGCACTTGTCGGCGGTGCTTGACGGGGAGTCGCCGTTCGGGATCGCCGTCGTGGATCGTCTCTCCGTAGCCGCGCTGCAGAGGGCGACGGTTTCTCGGGAGTCGGGGACAGAGTTCCCCGCTCTCGACGAGTTGCTCGCCCGCGAGGCGATCGATGAGGTCGCGGTTGCCACGCCAGATCTGCGGGCCGCCGACATCTCGCGTCTTGTCGCCGCGTGTGATCGCGAGGGCGTGCATCTCCACGTGTCGGTGGAAGCGCTCGGGGCCGGCCTCGAGCGCGCCCGCTTGGAGCACCTGGCCGACGTGCCGCTCCTGTCGATCAACCCGCAGGTGCACTCGGCCTGGGCACGGGCGGTGAAGCGTGCGCTCGACTTTGCGGTCGCCCCGATCCTGTTGGTCTTGTCGGCTCCGCTGTGGGTATTGATCGCGGCTGCGGTGAGCCTCGACTCGGACGGGCCGGTTTTCTTCCGGCAGGAGCGGATCGGCCTCAACAAGCGCCGGTTCGGCATGCTGAAGTTTCGTACGATGGCGGCGGACGCCGAGGGCCAGCGTGGGACGATGAGCGGCCTCAACGAGGCCGACGGGCCTATCTTCAAAGTGCGTCGCGATCCCCGCGTCACACGGGTCGGTAGTTTCCTGCGCAGGTTCGATCTCGACGAGCTCCCGCAGCTGCTGAACGTGCTCGCCGGACACATGACGCTGATCGGGCCCCGTCCGATGATCCCTGAGGAGATCGTCGACTTCGCGTCGTGGCAGCGGAAGCGGTTCTCGATGCATCCGGGGATCACCGGTCTCTGGCAGGTGAGTCACGCCCTGGGAGACCCGTTCCTGAGCGGCCTCCAGGCGGACCTGGACTACATCGATCGGTGGTCGTTGAAGTTGGACCTGACGATCCTCCTGCGCACCTTCCTCGCGGTGTTGCGCAATCGAGACGCACATTGAGCCCGAACGAGACGACGCGCGTTCCGTTCCTGGACCTGCGCCGTGAGTATGCGTCGATCGCAGGCGAGCTCGAGGCGGCGGTCCTCGAGGTCCTGCGGTCCCAGGCGTATATCCTGGGTCCGGCGGCGGCGCGCTTCGAGGAGGAGGTCGCCGAGTTCCTCGGCGTCGAGCACGCGATCGGTGTTTCGTCGGGTTCGGACGCGGTCTTGCTCGCGCTTGCGGCGCTAGACGTCGGTCCTGGGGACCAGGTCGTGACGACACCGTTCACGTTCTTCGCGACGGTGTCGGCGATCGTGCGCCTGGGCGCGCAACCTGTCTTCGCAGACATCTCGAGGGCGGACTACCTGCTCGATCCCGCCGAGGTTGCGAAGGTCGTCACGGATCGCACCCGGGCGATCATGCCGGTGCAGCTCTATGGGCAATGCGTCGATCCCGATGCGTTCGACGCCATCGGTCGCGAGCACAGAATCCCGATCATCGAAGATGCCGCGCAGGCGATTGGCGCGCGTCGTGGGAAGTTCGGCGCCGGCGCGTTCGGCGACTTTGGCTGTTTCAGCTTTTATCCGACCAAGAACCTCGCCGCGGTCGGCGAGGCGGGCCTCGTTACGACGGGGGACGATCGTCTCGCAAGTCGGGTGCGACGGCTGCGCGACCACGGCTCGGAGAAGCGATACGAACATTTGGAGGTCGGGTGGAACGCGCGCCTCGACGGCGTTCAGGCCGCGGCGCTTTCAGTGAAGCTCCGCCACCTGAAGGACTGGAACCAGGCTCGCGCGGCGCATGCCGCCAGGTACGGGGAACTCCTGTGCGACGCGGGCCTCGGGGAGACGCTCGGTCTACCGATCGTCGCTCCGGATGCGACTCATGTCTTTCATCAGTACGTGCTCCGCGCACCGCGCCGCGACGAGCTCCGCGCCCACCTCGCCGAGCACGGGATCGGCAGCGGGGTGTACTATCCCGAGCCGCTTCACGTGCAGCCCAGCTTCGAATCCCTCGGGTATGGCCCGGGAGATTTTCCTGAAGCCGAGCGCGCGGCGGCGGAGGTCCTGGCCCTGCCGATCTTCCCGCAGCTTCGTGCCCAAGAGCAGGACCGCGTCGTGAGCGCGATCATCGCCTTCTACGCTTGAACGCCTCCGCGGCCTACAGAGGCTCGATGAAGCGGTCGCGGAGCGCGGGAGTGGGGATGAGGCACTCCTTGTCGCGTCCGAACCAGCGGTCGCGATTCCGGGCGACATAGCGGTAGGCCACGTCCAGGACCCTGGAGATCCCGGGGATCTGCGCCAGCGGCGCGATCAGCGCCCAGCCACGCCCGAGGCGGCCGAGGACCCTTAGAATCGCCGTGCTGCGGCTGCTGACGCGGTTCCCTCGGTCGGGCTCGATGAAGACGACTGCTCCACCGAGGCCGACATCGCGCGCCTCCGCAGGCAGCCACTCCTCGGCGAGCGCACCCTGGAGGTGAGCGAACCGCAGTACTCCCACGGGGTCGCGTTCGGCCAGGAAGGCGACGGCGTGATTGCAGAGCAAGCACTCGCCATCGATGAACACGACTGGGCCCGGGAGAGGAGTTTTCGGATCGGGCACCATGGCCTCCGCCTATCGTAGCATGTGGCTTCGAGTCGGGCGGGGGGGGGGCACTGGTGGATCACGAAGACGCGGTGGGGAGGTGGAAGTGACTGAGGGATCGAGAGGCAGAGGACATCAGGGTACGGAAAATATGTGGGCGGAGGAGGTCGGTTTGCTCGGGTGCGTGAGCCAGGATCTAGGTTCCGGTAGATCCCCCAGTCAGCCAGGTAGAACTGCAAGCTCGGTGCCAGAAAAACCCTTGAAAAACATTAGGTTCGCATCGGGCAAAACTGCAAGAGAGGCTCCAGGCCGTGCGAAATTACGGTTTTGTGGGTAT
This DNA window, taken from Candidatus Binatia bacterium, encodes the following:
- a CDS encoding sugar transferase produces the protein MVAKGPDGAEAGSALGSGRSAESVRGRAAGRAVARGGPVAYFRQLALLADGLVLALAFPLAYLVKTRMLPADLTPLYAPEVYIAPAALVAMVTLFALERRGAHTAAETLSLGAITGTVVLSVGMALVFGATVLYTFKLSYVSRLFLAIYGATSTILLIGVHLSLRPLIVRARESGEAAPRVLFVGEADDVAHLSAVLDGESPFGIAVVDRLSVAALQRATVSRESGTEFPALDELLAREAIDEVAVATPDLRAADISRLVAACDREGVHLHVSVEALGAGLERARLEHLADVPLLSINPQVHSAWARAVKRALDFAVAPILLVLSAPLWVLIAAAVSLDSDGPVFFRQERIGLNKRRFGMLKFRTMAADAEGQRGTMSGLNEADGPIFKVRRDPRVTRVGSFLRRFDLDELPQLLNVLAGHMTLIGPRPMIPEEIVDFASWQRKRFSMHPGITGLWQVSHALGDPFLSGLQADLDYIDRWSLKLDLTILLRTFLAVLRNRDAH
- a CDS encoding glycosyltransferase translates to MEDKERRLRIAVFGTRGIPASYGGFETFAEQLGSRLVERGHSVTVFGRSGSVDPALHGHFHRGVRLVVLPAPRSKHLETVLHTVRAAWWARGERFDLAVVCNSANFPALPLLRKTGTPTVLAIDGIESTRRKWGVAGRSFYRLASWLGPRLADTLIADCRVIENHYRARGAGSVEMIPYGAEPPQATGRETLDRLGVVSGQYVLYVSRLEPENNADVVISAFRASEVPGHLVIVGDAPYADSYKTRLSELAGGDGRVRFAGFLFGEGYDELRANAGAYVQATEVGGTHPALLEAMAAGLPIVANDIPEHREVLADAGWYYRKNSVPDLAERLREVLLGDQDVRASRAAAAFDRVRAEYDWDRVARSYERLAERLAKA
- a CDS encoding DegT/DnrJ/EryC1/StrS family aminotransferase — its product is MSPNETTRVPFLDLRREYASIAGELEAAVLEVLRSQAYILGPAAARFEEEVAEFLGVEHAIGVSSGSDAVLLALAALDVGPGDQVVTTPFTFFATVSAIVRLGAQPVFADISRADYLLDPAEVAKVVTDRTRAIMPVQLYGQCVDPDAFDAIGREHRIPIIEDAAQAIGARRGKFGAGAFGDFGCFSFYPTKNLAAVGEAGLVTTGDDRLASRVRRLRDHGSEKRYEHLEVGWNARLDGVQAAALSVKLRHLKDWNQARAAHAARYGELLCDAGLGETLGLPIVAPDATHVFHQYVLRAPRRDELRAHLAEHGIGSGVYYPEPLHVQPSFESLGYGPGDFPEAERAAAEVLALPIFPQLRAQEQDRVVSAIIAFYA
- a CDS encoding DCC1-like thiol-disulfide oxidoreductase family protein, whose translation is MPDPKTPLPGPVVFIDGECLLCNHAVAFLAERDPVGVLRFAHLQGALAEEWLPAEARDVGLGGAVVFIEPDRGNRVSSRSTAILRVLGRLGRGWALIAPLAQIPGISRVLDVAYRYVARNRDRWFGRDKECLIPTPALRDRFIEPL
- a CDS encoding DUF5658 family protein, which codes for MATLLTPLSRLQALLLANLSLQFLDGWVTLAGTSRGFPEGNPLVATAMSSVGPIYGIAVVKIVAMGLLILVYQRREHRFVEPGLLSLAVTYTLFAVLPWTVILANTPR